The genomic window GAAAACACTGGTCCTTTCTGAAGCAACCCTGGAGGTCAAGTCGAGCAAACCCGATTTCAGCCCTGTGATTGTCGTTCCTTCAAACACATGGGATATGAAGCTTACTCTAAAGAATGAAGGATGGGGAAAGATCAGTAATGCGGTTTTGCGATGCAACATCCTCCCTACGTCATCCCAAGAGTATGCACCCGACCCACCGATCAACCATATTGAAATCGGCGACAATTTTTCTCACGTATTCCAGCTCGGCGATTTTGCAGAATGCACAGAGCTTGATCTCCGAGAAACGTTCAAAGAGCTAGGGGTTGACACTGAAACGATTGCCAAAGCGGGCTTTCGCAACCAGACAATAGACGCATTTAACGCTATGAAGGAAGGGCGCAATGTAAAGATTGCGAAGCACATCGGGCGGTTCCCAAACACGGAGACCGATGAAGCGTGGGCGGTGTTTCCGGATGGATATGCGGTAGTTGCGGGACTACTTGATTTCGAATCAACAAACGTTTCCGGTGAAGAAACGAAGGTCACGTTGCCAATTCGTGCCAGAGTGTTTCTTTTTAACATTCGGTATGATCAGCCAATGCCTCCAAGCTACCAATACAGCGCAGAACTCGAACACACGGGCATTAACTACGAAGTTCCGATAAAACTTTGCCAAACCCTGAAAGCTGGCGACGCTGATCGCTTCACTATCCGACTTGCATGCACACAGTCTGCGTTTCATCAGTTCAGGATTCGCTGGAACTTTGTTGGCGGATTAAACAGTAGAAGCTACCCAATTCAACTTCATCATTTCGTGCCCCGAACTTTCTCTCGCGAGGAGATGGAGTTTGCCGAGAGTGGTGGACTTGCTCCGGAGATCGGGGATTTTGAAAACGTATTCGAAGGCGATTGTGTAGAGAAAACGCTAATTAACACTATAAAAATGGCACAATTGAGAAACATGAACGACCGACCACCCAGTTAACTTAGCACATGTTGAACGGAGCAAGGAACAAACTATCGCCACCTCATTTACTGCACGTTCGTCGAGCTACCAAAAAGAATACTAGCTCAGCGCGGCAGCTATCCCGAAAGCCGCACGATGCCGAGGATGAACAGCAAGTCTTGGAATTTCCATAGCACGGAAGGCATAACTTCTTTTAGGAGAGCCCGTAAGGATCGGCGATACGTTCTTCCAATCGGCGGCCGCAAAATTCCAACAACTAGCCAAACGTGAAGCCTTCTCCTAACTAGCCATTCAGTATTAGCCTCATAACATTTACTTCTCACGCGGTTAGGCCTGCGAGAATAAAACTTCGCAAAAATTGCATAAACGTTTCACATTCACCTGTTGGGCGATTCCTTGATTACACGCATCTTTAAAAACCCAAATAACATCACGACCGAATCTCTCGAAGCTTTTCGCCGTATCACAGCCGACTGGGGAATTCCAAACAATCGCGCCCAGCGATGGTACTACCAACTGCACTACCCTGACGGACAAATCACAACCGTACACAATGCGAAGGACGCGAAGTCAGCACTTCAGGAAAAGCCTACAAACCATATTTTAATATCACTCCGTTCAACCGGCGGTTCCTTCGTCGAGTTCGATTCGCGGAATCGCTCACGCGTTTCATGCACGGTATCTCACTCAATCGGTGATGACACGACATTCCTCGGCAAACTTGTGAGTGCATTCAAGCTGCTGCCGATGCCGCCTTCCGTGTTCCTGACTCACGGTCGTGGTGACGACTGGCGTCACGTCAAAGCATTTATTGAGAATGACGTAGGCATTTCTTTAAGAGCGATCGAACTGGCAGAACAGCCACATGGTG from Roseimaritima ulvae includes these protein-coding regions:
- a CDS encoding TIR domain-containing protein: MITRIFKNPNNITTESLEAFRRITADWGIPNNRAQRWYYQLHYPDGQITTVHNAKDAKSALQEKPTNHILISLRSTGGSFVEFDSRNRSRVSCTVSHSIGDDTTFLGKLVSAFKLLPMPPSVFLTHGRGDDWRHVKAFIENDVGISLRAIELAEQPHGGSAYIGSKFETYAAKCACAVIIMSGDDKAYNPNDTEELRVRENVIHELGYFQACLGADRVILLKETGVNIPSNILGRGYIPYSKGHIAEVDTKLRRELIEIFN